Proteins encoded within one genomic window of Bombus vancouverensis nearcticus chromosome 4, iyBomVanc1_principal, whole genome shotgun sequence:
- the LOC117160897 gene encoding uncharacterized protein LOC117160897 isoform X1, translating into MPRKENTKAKTWERDRRKRMNAYFKTLADLLPPHQEGRKRNKVDILIHASKYIKDLHSRTEELFSAHASEAHKEELARLKKLVTQLFSRTQLLSTLLRDAGISVPAEPALEKISPLKWSNKINVEDAEKYFSKTEEVTNNKVKNSECKREKSAELKVPSKRKSVTSSHSSSKKSIENSDISKDVNSCSLENQENQVNSANSNDDNSEATSNASDTRSKEPECCQTNTSCDIAVNCPVNSKTNDALQKVESQKKVKRKSKKKEEKKSLTQCINNSVTSLTPNTLILSGGKLMPLVTPMTSNIIVNTQQQPANPIILGNSQQNQMIVMQPLTNRVQNPVVSICNQAVINTVQKVTLNTVPSIHTKMVVDSQNWTSNVKNIINATKIGGHKGILPKGKEITETTMTYKVPIPAVHKEKAEKYKEHGSKKEMEVRLKANKSHSKSSKNQQPTETVEEKNEKEKVTKNIEDANSVQKTVLKRSASTEAGCVDEPSDKKRKTDENREHNSASTVSIPKSDFAVTCKSIESLKHVIEKIGEETNEEQDKSNSLNDSEENTETNVECSVLLSTSGTNQEDISDSSKSAEVLTADSIHCKTKGCRDASVSHTTSPVTFSDEHLKSSNENVSVSPETDFNITINSTLEKSSNNISCSDSKSTLTEVAKTVENPVAKKMKDVCNLDTEFDNLLQVAPKEPEVVEGTTTNLESNKIILNLDTNTTTTLKPETSTAVQTPDITTPSSSLLPVNIVEDESKIAKTSKDEVSKSSLSYNTENTFVPIGNRADGLHSDLSNDIFASLQVPSSSHNPESISPTAAFLMAFPLVSSLNGKTEVLEEEMKEDFKYHSQTPPMLLQIGAMEPNSFKLKAASPPHSTVEKRLKETCEEKKTINPPVSETVSPNMMVECTTTAKALPKVINDEPLREPYKIVVEKSTTSSSFSNATMYSISNASGTTSVINTSETGENCQNQLTTNLRNAITNTTNENVAVSQINTVSISNKSDPTNCPVQASTCDTNVRYSTSQDFLSSYSTIVENNLTTLQQNANSCTSSAIQETNASGLTQNVVPDVSQAPPLVSHLTNTNTTTNTSSLPLQTLQMEYTSHMKDKESHSSRVAYGVHGKDPLVDSNIVTNNRLNYTGHIDRVLPTPSQNIQQEYSMRSKEATLPILPSQPMQTVYESQPKDSHVLTTQQNVHQNYTSVHEKDHIIQNSHNDYTIDQNKNLPRKDSYSTGSSNATTSNRNPSYPSKDSISNSSEDHFQRSYTKINKESDSSGTNVVNQDQKLNDVLRSKAQEPQGHRRDTNYNSSKKMDVDPFAQTFSYGVKESMSTQAEQSVLNQNTDNIYQSKRDETQNYSTYSNKDTKKINTSSSNNISNKPLIQNTPVTRYSQQPTSFVATSNYEQSTVTENHAKSTTTVAHNSSNFSILSWTTFSPVGGGNNNNLVQFEQGPSQTDNTEAKTICENYSYVPLHKENPNFSNVLTNDVFSVNSTMANMDKSRMKSGMETQKQSFVDPSKTRNIQTNVPPSSKQNRMQNQTSSNNNDYNKFSTENKNKSKYGMESEYIQNEYSGMEQQSQQQQPHGPKNHQSMAAKQDKTIYPMSNYDSQVNFDLSEVSAQMKYPVETYTSSNFKYPDKSQQQSQNKYQPLVQGQVPSLQHDSGTYNNDGKHGQQQSTTKSKGNQQQHAIRAPVNWMMTPEIKHNANIADIILPPIGKELEFCQNNLFAQTPSYNQGTANQFYNNYDVAAHSFSNLPVLQSEPKRTSEVFYSEEQPFPWSPTKTSIHVEQAQPVKGIDQHIVPSSLPTLVGDLDLGTNIPEKQNFLFGQVPSRVPSDQSKDSIKDKEGNVVGRDFHTVLNNQTVQHPTAGSSFLSVSQLVEHEKAEKSHQQHHQQHHHHHHHHHHHAHQHQQQQQQQQARKHQRKSNTSPRGNSKRQLDIRKQGSGNDQLHQRHEEQKSSGHTFPEQGYQQQQQQQQQKYQQNNVHWRNRNCKSNYTAEALIGTNSSVHDTNQDKHASIKFSTNYSQNKFQTSLPTADAVMPLNYFSNADDGSGYGQMVNQNFNSYTYSSNANIYPTSNFITSISNTPTSYMMPLHDNTDYMETNAFLLSNVTVTSTTTSSSSSTVTTSTSNVNTNVKNHQHYGKQQNCDKRPYPTNAKKAKRKALDGTMQNLEFPLSGINSPLEDYHHSTTFLPPPPPPHASPLYQNHTQTNVYTKAVNGLPPPPPVAGPQGVPAVATAGFPMNPNMPRGGIVAGNHMTMSHHPSGTSLTNFNLSTIFPEMNDKITGYKPPNGIPPGLSQPPNQSATYAQRTNYTTNPLCHLPQVCLITKEFSIPCELKLNRSVVFRCRKKVNLVIAFLLLLLHLLLE; encoded by the exons ATGCCTCGAAAAGAGAACAC CAAAGCGAAAACATGGGAGCGAGACAGAAGAAAACGTATGAACGCTTACTTCAAAACTCTGGCAGACCTTTTGCCCCCGCATCAGGAGGGTCGCAAACGCAACAAGGTCGACATCCTGATTCACGCATCGAAGTATATCAAAGACCTCCATAGCCGTACAGAGGAGTTGTTTTCTGCTCATGCTTCTGAAGCGCATA AGGAGGAATTGGCTCGTCTGAAAAAACTTGTAACTCAGCTTTTCTCTCGTACTCAACTATTATCTACTCTTCTACGAGATGCTGGTATCTCTGTGCCAGCAGAACCAGCCCTTGAAAAGATATCTCCCCTGAAATGGtcgaataaaattaatgtagaggATGCAGAAAAGTATTTCAGCAAAACGGAAGAAGTTACGAATAATAAAG TGAAGAATTCTGAATGCAAAAGGGAGAAGTCTGCAGAACTCAAAGTGCCTTCTAAGAGAAAATCAGTTACTTCTTCTCATTCGTCTAGTAAAAAATCAATCGAAAATAGCGATATTTCTAAGGATGTGAATAGTTGTTCCTTAGAGAATCAAGAGAATCAAGTAAATTCTGCAAACAGCAATGATGATAATTCAGAGGCTACAAGTAATGCATCAGATACAAGATCCAAAGAACCAGAATGTTGTCAAACGAACACAA GTTGTGACATAGCAGTCAATTGTCCAGTAAATAGCAAAACTAATGATG CATTGCaaaaagtagaatctcaaaaaaaggtaaaaaggaaatcgaagaAAAAGGAGGAGAAAAAATCATTGACGCAGTGTATAAATAATTCCGTGACTAGTTTGACCCCAAATACCCTCATATTATCTGGTGGTAAATTAATGCCCTTGGTAACTCCAATGACGTCGAACATAATTGTAAATACTCAGCAACAACCAGCGAATCCCATAATCCTCGGTAACAGTCAGCAAAATCAGATGATTGTGATGCAACCTTTGACAAATCGTGTACAAAACCCGGTTGTTTCCATTTGCAATCAAGCTGTAATTAATACGGTTCAGAAAGTTACGCTCAATACGGTCCCTAGTATTCACACGAAAATGGTAGTGGATTCACAAAATTGGACATCCAATGTGAAGAACATAATCAATGCAACAAAGATAGGTGGCCACAAAGGCATTTTGCCTAAGGGTAAGGAGATTACGGAAACAACGATGACATATAAAGTTCCTATTCCGGCGGTTCATAAGGAAAAagcagaaaaatataaagaacaTGGATCTAAGAAGGAGATGGAAGTTAGACTGAAGGCCAACAAAAGTCACAGTAAGAGTTCTAAAAATCAACAGCCTACAGAAACCGTTgaagaaaagaatgaaaaagagaAAGTCACAAAAAATATTGAAGACGCAAATTCTGTGCAGAAAACTGTACTTAAACGTTCTGCAAGCACAGAAGCTGGATGTGTGGATGAACCTAGTGATAAAAAACGAAAAACGGATGAAAACCGTGAACACAACTCAGCGAGTACGGTATCTATACCGAAGTCGGATTTTGCTGTCACTTGTAAATCTATTGAAAGTTTGAAACATGTTATAGAAAAGATAGGTGAAGAAACGAATGAAGAACAAGATAAAAGTAATTCCCTGAATGATTCTGAAGAAAATACAGAAACGAACGTAGAATGTTCCGTTTTGTTAAGTACCAGTGGTACTAACCAGGAGGATATTTCTGACTCTTCAAAATCAGCGGAGGTTCTGACAGCGGATAGCATCCATTGTAAGACAAAAGGATGTCGAGATGCATCAGTTTCGCATACAACATCCCCAGTCACTTTCTCGGATGAACACTTAAAATCTTCCAATGAAAATGTTTCAGTTTCACCTGAAACTGATTTTAACATTACCATAAACAGTACACTGGAAAAGTCAAGCAACAATATCAGTTGCTCTGATTCTAAATCAACTTTGACAGAAGTAGCAAAAACGGTTGAAAATCCTGTGGCTAAAAAGATGAAAGATGTTTGTAATCTTGATACAGAATTTGACAACCTCTTACAGGTGGCACCAAAAGAGCCAGAGGTTGTTGAGGGAACGACAACTAATttagaaagtaataaaattattttaaatctaGATACAAATACCACAACAACTTTGAAACCAGAAACAAGTACTGCAGTTCAAACTCCAGATATCACAACGCCGTCATCGTCATTGCTTCCGGTTAATATAGTGGAGGACGAATCCAAGATAGCAAAAACATCAAAGGATGAAGTATCAAAATCGTCACTATCATATAACACGGAGAATACTTTTGTACCTATTGGTAATAGAGCCGATGGTCTTCATTCTGATCTTTCAAATGATATATTTGCATCTCTTCAAGTTCCTTCCAGCTCTCACAATCCAGAATCTATATCTCCTACAGCAGCATTTTTAATGGCTTTCCCATTAGTGTCTTCGCTAAATGGTAAAACAGAAGTCTTAGAGGAGGAAATGAAAGAGGATTTCAAATATCATAGTCAAACGCCACCCATGCTTCTACAGATCGGGGCAATGGAACCTAATAGTTTTAAGCTAAAGGCAGCATCACCACCTCATTCCACCGTAGAAAAACGTCTAAAAGAAACATGCGAAGAAAAAAAGACTATAAATCCTCCCGTGAGCGAGACAGTGTCACCAAACATGATGGTGGAATGTACTACAACTGCGAAAGCCTTGCCCAAAGTTATAAACGACGAACCTCTCAGGGAACCTTATAAAATTGTTGTAGAAAAGTCTACAACTTCTAGTTCTTTCTCCAATGCGACTATGTATTCTATTTCAAATGCTTCAGGTACTACTTCAGTTATCAATACTTCAGAAACGGGAGAAAATTGTCAGAACCAACTCACAACAAATTTGAGAAATGCAATCACAAATACTACTAATGAAAATGTTGCTGTTTCTCAGATTAATACAGTCtctatttcaaataaatcagATCCAACTAATTGTCCTGTACAGGCATCAACCTGTGACACTAATGTTCGATATAGCACTTCTCAGGATTTTTTATCGAGTTACTCGACGATCGTTGAGAACAATTTGACCACTTTGCAACAGAATGCAAATTCTTGTACCAGTTCGGCAATTCAAGAAACGAATGCATCTGGTTTGACTCAAAATGTCGTTCCAGATGTGTCGCAGGCACCACCTCTAGTTTCACATTTGACTAATACTAACACAACAACAAATACTTCGTCCCTGCCTTTACAAACATTGCAAATGGAATATACTTCTCATATGAAGGATAAAGAATCTCACAGTTCCCGTGTTGCTTACGGAGTTCATGGCAAGGATCCTCTAGTAGATTCTAACATAGTTACCAATAATCGTTTGAACTATACTGGCCATATAGACAGAGTTCTTCCCACTCCTTCTCAGAATATCCAGCAAGAGTATTCAATGCGATCTAAAGAAGCGACTCTACCAATTCTCCCTTCACAACCCATGCAGACTGTCTATGAATCACAACCTAAAGATAGTCACGTTCTAACTACTCAACAAAATGTTCATCAGAATTACACTTCAGTTCATGAGAAAGATCATATTATTCAGAACTCTCACAATGATTACACCATTGATCAGAATAAAAATCTGCCTCGAAAGGATTCGTATTCGACAGGGAGTAGTAACGCAACCACGTCGAACAGGAATCCGAGTTACCCTTCGAAAGATTCGATATCAAACTCATCCGAGGATCATTTCCAACGCAGTTATACGAAGATAAACAAGGAGTCTGATTCTTCGGGCACCAATGTCGTGAATCAGGATCAAAAATTGAACGATGTTTTGAGATCAAAAGCTCAGGAACCACAAGGTCATAGACGTGATACTAATTATAATTCTTCAAAAAAGATGGATGTCGATCCGTTTGCTCAAACATTTTCCTATGGAGTGAAAGAATCTATGAGCACCCAGGCCGAGCAGAGTGTTTTGAATCAGAACACCGACAATATATATCAAAGTAAAAGGGACGAGACTCAAAATTATTCTACTTATTCTAACAAAGATACAAAGAAGATCAACACTAGTTCTTCTAATAATATAAGCAACAAACCTCTCATTCAGAATACTCCTGTTACACGTTACTCGCAACAACCGACGTCGTTCGTGGCTACGTCCAACTATGAGCAGAGTACGGTTACTGAAAATCATGCAAAGTCAACAACCACCGTTGCTCATAATTCCTCCAATTTCAGCATTTTGTCTTGGACGACTTTTTCTCCTGTAGGCGGAgggaataataataatctggTACAATTTGAGCAGGGACCAAGTCAAACTGATAATACCGAGGCAAAAACGATATGTGAGAATTATAGTTATGTTCCCCTCCATAAAGAAAATCCAAATTTCTCCAACGTGTTGACGAACGATGTTTTTTCTGTGAATTCTACTATGGCTAATATGGACAAATCAAGAATGAAATCGGGAATGGAAACACAAAAACAGTCCTTTGTGGATCCTTCTAAAACCAGGAATATTCAGACCAATGTTCCACCATCTAGTAAGCAAAATCGTATGCAGAATCAAACTTCTTCCAACAACAATGATTACAACAAATTTAGCACGGAAAACAAAAACAAGTCTAAGTATGGAATGGAATCAGAGTATATTCAAAACGAATATTCCGGTATGGAGCAACAATCACAACAGCAACAGCCACATGGACCAAAGAATCATCAATCTATGGCAGCGAAGCAGGACAAGACAATCTATCCAATGTCTAACTATGACTCTCAAGTAAACTTTGATTTGTCCGAAGTTAGCGCGCAAATGAAGTACCCTGTTGAGACTTATACAAGTTCGAATTTCAAATATCCTGACAAATCTCAGCAGCAAAGTCAAAATAAATATCAACCTTTGGTCCAAGGACAGGTCCCATCTCTTCAACATGACAGCGGTACTTACAATAACGATGGGAAACATGGACAGCAACAAAGTACAACAAAGTCGAAAGGAAACCAGCAACAACACGCAATTAGAGCGCCTGTAAATTGGATGATGACCCCAGAGATTAAACATAATGCCAATATTGCCGATATTATTTTACCACCTATTGGAAAGGAGCTAGAATTTTGTCAGAACAATCTGTTTGCTCAAACACCATCCTACAATCAAGGAACAGCGAatcaattttataacaattacGATGTCGCAGCTCATAGTTTTTCTAATTTACCGGTCTTGCAGAGCGAGCCAAAAAGAACCTCAGAAGTGTTCTATTCCGAGGAACAACCATTCCCCTGGTCTCCCACGAAAACAAGCATTCATGTTGAACAAGCTCAACCAGTCAAGGGTATAGATCAGCATATCGTACCCTCCAGTCTTCCAACGTTGGTCGGTGATCTAGATTTAGGTACCAATATACCCGAGAAGCAGAATTTCTTATTTGGGCAAGTACCTTCGAGAGTACCTTCTGATCAGAGTAAAGATTCCATCAAGGATAAAGAAGGAAATGTTGTGGGACGTGATTTTCATACTGTGTTGAATAATCAGACGGTCCAGCATCCAACAGCTGGATCCTCTTTCCTTTCAGTGAGTCAATTGGTGGAACACGAGAAAGCTGAAAAATCTCATCAGCAACACCATCAACAGCACCATcaccaccatcaccaccatcatcatcatgCTCATCAGcatcaacaacaacaacaacaacaacaggcGAGGAAGCATCAAAGGAAAAGCAATACTAGTCCTAGAGGAAACAGTAAAAGGCAGTTGGATATCCGCAAACAAGGATCAGGTAATGATCAACTACATCAAAGACACGAGGAGCAAAAATCGTCCGGGCACACCTTTCCTGAACAAGGATaccaacagcaacagcagcaacaacagcaaaaGTATCAACAGAATAACGTTCATTGGAGGAACAGGAATTGTAAGAGCAATTACACAGCCGAGGCACTGATAGGGACTAATAGTAGCGTACATGACACAAACCAAGACAAACATGCTTCGATTAAGTTCTCCACAAATTATTCGCAGAACAAGTTTCAAACAAGCCTGCCCACTGCGGATGCAGTCATGCCCCTTAATTATTTCTCAAATGCGGATGATGGAAGTGGTTATGGGCAAATGGTGAACCAGAACTTTAATTCGTATACATACTCTTCTAACGCTAATATTTATCCCACTTCGAATTTTATAACCAGTATATCAAACACACCTACCAGTTACATGATGCCATTGCACGATAACACTGACTATATGGAAACAAATGCCTTCTTGTTGTCAAATGTGACTGTTACCTCAACTACCACCTCTTCATCCTCGTCTACCGTGACAACCTCGACTTCAAACGTGAATACGAACGTAAAGAACCATCAACACTATGGAAAGCAGCAAAATTGTGATAAAAGGCCATATCCTACGAACGCAAAGAAAGCAAAAAGAAAAGCTCTCGATGGAACCATGCAAAACTTAGAGTTTCCTTTGTCTGGTATCAATTCACCCCTAGAGGATTATCATCACTCTACTACATTTttaccgccgccaccgccgccacaCGCTAGCCCTCTTTATCAGAATCACACACAGACAAATGTATATACCAAAGCGGTAAATGGTCTACCACCGCCACCACCTGTGGCTGGTCCTCAGGGTGTACCTGCAGTAGCAACAGCTGGGTTTCCAATGAATCCAAACATGCCAAGAGGAGGCATCGTTGCCGGCAATCATATGACTATGAGCCATCATCCTTCTGGCACGAGTTTAACCAACTTCAATTTAAGTACCATTTTCCCAGAGATGAATGACAAA ATCACTGGATATAAACCACCAAACGGTATACCACCTGGCTTGTCGCAGCCGCCAAATCAGTCTGCAACTTATGCACAGAGGACTAATTATACAACGAATCCTCTCTGCCATTTACCACAGGTTTGTTTAATAACCAAAGAATTTAGTATTCCCTGTGAGCTAAAATTAAACAGGAGCGTTGTCTTCAGGTGTCGGAAGAAAGTCAATTTGGTAATAGcgttcctcctcctcctcctccacctcctcctgGAGTGA